The window GTTTTGTCGACAATCTCCAAGGCTTGGACGCCATTAGCGGCCTGATATGTTTGATAACCTTCCTTTTGCAATACTTCATTTAGCAAAATTCTGATTCCGAATTGATCATCTACGATAAAAAACTTTCCCTTTCATGCAATCCACCTCTATTCTTTAAACTTTTCTTAAAATGACTCTGTTAAACGAGAATGTTGATTTCCGTTCCAGGCACTCGCTTTCCGCGGGGCGGGCGGTGAGCCTCCTCGGCGCTTAAGCGCCTGTGGGGTCTCACCTGTCCCGCTGCTTCCGCAGGAGTCTTCGCGCTTCCACTCCAACCAACATTGTGCAAAAAATCAACATTGAGCTTTAACACAGCCCTTAAAATAAATCCTAATTTGCCTCAATAGTTATATTTCGATTTTTGTGGGTCAATATCCTGCCTATCCTCCTGTTCCTGATAGATTTTCACTCAATAATGTTTCGACATATTTTACGTTTTTTTGCAGACAGACTATAATCGGAAGTGACTAACAGCGTTTTGGAGGTGGAACAACATGTTAAAAATGTTTTCGACGCAATTAGCAGGTTTATTTAAAAGAATTCAGGAGCAAAATGAGTTCTCTTTTGAGGATGGAGCACGGTTGTTAGCTCAATCCGCCGCTTCTTCCGATGGAGCTATTTATATTTGTGGCTTTGGCGAAATGGCCGCGGTTGAAGCGGAAGCTTGTTGTGGCGCCGAGCCTTTATCTTTTGCGAAAAAATGGGATGGTGTTCAGGAAGTAACCGAGGCTGACCGAGTTGTGATGTTTTCACGATTCTCGAATGATTGTGATGCGGTTGCGTTGGCGCAAAGTCTCGTTGCACAGGGCATCCCTTTTGTAGCAGTCTCTACAGATGTGACGGCGGCAGGCCTTACAGATCAGTCGGATTTTGTCGATTTAACCAAGTTGGCGGATGTTTTTATTGATTTAAAGCTATCCAAAGGATTACTGCCTGATGAATCGGGCAATCGTGTCGGTTATCCAGCTGCGATGGCCGGATTATATGTATTTCATGGCTTGAAATTTACTTTGGAAGAGATTTTAGCTGATTTTGACTAAATCTTTTACCAAAACACGGCCTGAGAACGTGCGCAAAACTTTTTATTAGCCAATTTTAATTTTATTTGCCGAATAGAGCATTTTATTTGCTGATTTTTAATTTTATTTGCCGTTTTCATATTTTATTTGCCGATTCCACAATTTAGACAAAATTCAGTACGCAAACAACAAAATGACATCAAAAAGCGCCCTGGTCAACCACTGACCAAGGCGCTTTTCACTGTTCTATTTTTGTATAGCCTCAGCAGCTAACAACACGAGCCGCTTTTGCATTTCTTATTTTTCTCCGTACTGTAGCGATGCTTTAATAAAGTCACGGAATAATGGCTGTGGTCGAGTTGGTCTTGATGTGAATTCCGGATGGAACTGTGATGCAACAAACCAAGGATGATCCTTTAACTCGATTACTTCCACTAAACGACCGTCTGGGCTTGTCCCAGAAAAAATAAATCCTGCTTGCTCCATCGCCTGACGGTAGTGATTATTAAACTCGTAACGGTGACGGTGACGCTCATAGATCACTTCGTCTTGATACGCTTCATATGCCTTAGAGTCTTCTGATAACTTACAAGGATATAAACCTAGGCGCAACGTTCCTCCAAGATCCTCGATATCCTTTTGTTCAGGAAGAAGGTCAATGACTGGGTGTAATGTTTCTGGATTTAACTCAGAAGAATGCGCTCCTTTTAAACCAAGTACATTACGCGCATATTCAACTGAAGCCAATTGCATTCCAAGGCAGATTCCTAAGAATGGTACCTTTTGCTCGCGAGCATATTGAGTGGCAAGAATTTTCCCTTCAACCCCACGATCGCCAAACCCACCTGGAACAAGAATGCCATCAACCTCTTTTAACAATTCAGCAACATTTTCTGCATTCACATGCTCAGCATTAATCCATTTAATATCGATGTCAGCATCAAAGGTATAACCAGCATGCTTCATAGCCTCAACAACTGAAATATACGCATCTTGAAGCTCAACATATTTT of the Bacillus sp. 1NLA3E genome contains:
- a CDS encoding DUF2529 domain-containing protein, with product MLKMFSTQLAGLFKRIQEQNEFSFEDGARLLAQSAASSDGAIYICGFGEMAAVEAEACCGAEPLSFAKKWDGVQEVTEADRVVMFSRFSNDCDAVALAQSLVAQGIPFVAVSTDVTAAGLTDQSDFVDLTKLADVFIDLKLSKGLLPDESGNRVGYPAAMAGLYVFHGLKFTLEEILADFD